A region of Mugil cephalus isolate CIBA_MC_2020 chromosome 3, CIBA_Mcephalus_1.1, whole genome shotgun sequence DNA encodes the following proteins:
- the LOC125005419 gene encoding C-type lectin domain family 4 member M-like, with protein sequence MADTEEIQVTLSTDEDQVENVPEITDISDTQEIPKTSDVPEVPEVTDISEIQEIPKTSDIPEVPEITDISEIPKTPEILEVPEIPKTPVIPEVPEIPEIPENPKTPEVPEIPKTPKTPKTPEISEIQKTPEIPEVPEIPKTPEIPEISEIQKTPEIPEVPEIPKTPEIPEVTEIPNTPEIPEVTEIPKTPKIPDIPEIPEILEIPEIPDILEIPEIPEIPDIPDILEIPENPKIPEIPNEGRRSERGGGCLKSTCQFILIAILMLLLCAAVGVLYIQMNRQQSLKAESQAMAEEAFTAWNKFKQMHKENEYLTQFLNSTFQNLTAQGYEHDQLKLLINATLHNVTLLSAENTRFSQLLKNMSQEKTQLEKETEELSKLLNTTLGNCNLVEEENRKLNVILNESLRLIMKVSADKKKLHLLLSSERRTSARLATKNQHQRSILFNRKLSFLWRFCNKTTLECSRCIPGWTEHASRCFFLSPKPRKWENARRDCLSMGGDLAVVLTTEDQAFLTNFTYQFVQQHPEIKLHSAWIGLQDMVKEGTHFWLTGTTVKYGLIHWRKLEPNNAIASWDRDKAGQDCVAIVPPKKIGTKDWMNSWDDIVCVGRRHYICETTALNLT encoded by the exons ATGGCTGACACAGAGGAGATTCAAGTGACACTGAG taCTGATGAAGATCAAGTGGAAAATGTGCCAGAGATCACAGATATCTCAGACACCCAAGAGATTCCAAAGACCTCAGATGTCCCAGAGGTCCCAGAGGTCACAGATATCTCAGAGATCCAAGAGATTCCAAAGACCTCAGATATCCCAGAGGTCCCAGAGATCACAGATATCTCAGAGATCCCAAAGACCCCAGAGATCCTAGAGGTTCCAGAGATTCCAAAGACCCCAGTGATCCCAGAGGTCCCAGAGATCCCAGAGATCCCAGAGAATCCAAAGACCCCAGAGGTCCCAGAGATTCCAAAGACCCCAAAGACCCCAAAGACCCCAGAGATCTCAGAGATCCAAAAGACCCCAGAGATCCCAGAGGTCCCAGAGATTCCAAAGACCCCAGAGATCCCAGAGATCTCAGAGATCCAAAAGACCCCAGAGATCCCAGAGGTCCCAGAGATTCCAAAGACCCCAGAGATCCCAGAGGTTACAGAGATTCCAAATACCCCAGAGATCCCAGAGGTTACAGAGATTCCAAAGACCCCAAAGATCCCAGATATCCCAGAGATTCCAGAGATCCTAGAGATCCCAGAGATCCCAGATATCCTAGAGATCCCAGAGATCCCAGAAATCCCAGATATTCCCGATATCCTAGAGATCCCAGAGAACCCAAAGATCCCAGAGATTccaaatgaaggcagaagaaGCGAAAGAGGCGGAGGCTGCTTGAAGAGCACttgtcagtttattttgatTGCAATTTTGATGTTGCTTCTTTGTGCTGCGGTTGGTGTCCTCTATATTCAGATGAATAGGCAGCAAAGTCTGAAAGCAGAATCCCAGGCGATGGCAGAGGAGGCATTCACTGCGTGGAACAAATTCAAGCAGATGCACAAAGAAAACGAGTACCTGACACAGTTTCTGAACTCCACTTTTCAAAACCTCACTGCCCAGGGATATGAGCATGATCAACTTAAGCTGCTCATAAATGCCACTTTGCACAATGTCACCTTGTTGTCAGCTGAAAACACCCGGTTCAGCCAGCTGCTGAAGAACATGTcgcaagaaaaaacacagttggAAAAGGAGACCGAAGAGCTGAGCAAGCTTTTAAATACAACCCTGGGCAACTGTAACcttgtggaagaggagaacaggaaATTGAATGTGATCCTCAATGAATCTCTGCGCCTCATCATGAAGGTTTCTGCAGATAAAAAGAAGTTGCACCTGTTGTTAAGCAGTGAACGGAGAACCTCTGCAAGGCTGGCGACAAAAAATCAACATCAGCGTTCAATCTTGTTCAACAGGAAGCTGTCCTTTCTATGGAGATTCTGCAACAAGACCACACTGGAGTGTTCACGCTGCATCCCTGGCTGGACCGAACACGCTTCGCGTTGCTTCTTCCTGTCCCCGAAACCAAGGAAGTGGGAAAATGCTCGCAGGGACTGCCTTTCCATGGGTGGTGATTTGGCTGTAGTTTTGACTACAGAAGACCAGGCGTTCTTGACCAACTTCACTTATCAGTTTGTACAGCAACACCCTGAAATAAAACTCCATTCGGCGTGGATCGGCTTGCAGGACATGGTGAAGGAGGGCACCCACTTCTGGCTCACTGGCACCACAGTCAAGTATGGTCTCATTCACTGGCGAAAACTGGAGCCAAACAATGCAATTGCTTCCTGGGACCGTGACAAAGCAGGGCAGGACTGTGTTGCCATTGTGCCGCCGAAAAAAATTGGAACGAAAGATTGGATGAACTCGTGGGATGATATTGTCTGTGTCGGCAGACGGCACTACATATGTGAAACCACTGCTCTGAATTTGACCTAA
- the LOC125005920 gene encoding F-box/LRR-repeat protein 3-like produces MKRGLRGNEQEDGGGTSGGIQKTLKRSRKLRKERDLEEEGARWECLPQELLLHIFQYLPLLDRAYASQVCRRWNQAFHMPELWRCFEFELNQPASSYLKATHPDLIKQIIKRHSNHLQYVSFKVDSSRESAEAACDILSQLVNCSLKTLGLISTARPSFMELPKSHFISALTVVFVNSKSLSSLKIDDTPVDDPSLKVLVANNSDTLKLLKMSSCPHVSPAGILCVADQCHGLRELALNYHLLSDELLIALSSEKHVHLEHLRIDVVSENPGQQFHTIKKSSWDAMVRHSPKFNLVMYFFLYEDEFGPFFRDEIPVTHLYFGRSVSKDVLGRVGLNCPRLVELVVCANGLRPLDEELIRIAQRCTQLSAIGLGECEVSCSAFVEFVKMCGDRLTQLSIMEEVLVPDQGYGLDDIHWEVSKHLGRVWFPDMMPTW; encoded by the exons ATGAAACGAGGTCTCCGAGGGAATGAgcaggaggatggaggtggCACCAGCGGCGGGATTCAGAAGACTCTTAAACGGTCTCGCAAgctgaggaaggagagagatttggaggaggagggagcccGCTGGGAGTGTCTGCCGCAGGAGTTGCTGCTCCACATCTTCCAGTACCTGCCTCTGCTGGATAGAGCTTACGCCTCTCAG GTGTGTCGGAGATGGAACCAGGCCTTTCACATGCCAGAACTGTGGCGGTGCTTTGAGTTTGAGCTGAACCAGCCAGCCAGCTCGTACCTGAAGGCCACACACCCGGACCTCATCAAGCAGATAATCAAAAGGCATTCCAACCACCTCCAGTATGTCAGCTTCAAG GTggacagcagcagagagtctGCGGAAGCGGCGTGCGACATCCTGTCCCAGCTGGTGAACTGCTCCTTGAAAACTTTGGGGCTCATCTCCACAGCCAGACCCAGCTTCATGGAGCTGCCCAAG TCTCACTTCATCTCGGCGCTGACAGTGGTTTTTGTCAACTCCAAATCCCTGTCCTCCCTGAAGATTGATGACACCCCCGTAGACGATCCCTCTCTCAAAGTCCTGGTGGCCAATAACAGTGACACGCTCAAGCTGCTGAAAATGAGCAGCTGCCCACATGTTTCACCTGCAG GCATCCTGTGCGTGGCTGATCAGTGCCACGGCCTGAGAGAGCTGGCTCTGAACTACCACCTGCTGAGCGACGAGCTCCTCATCGCGCTCTCCTCCGAGAAGCACGTCCACCTGGAGCACCTGCGCATCGACGTGGTCAGCGAGAACCCCGGGCAGCAGTTCCACACCATCAAGAAGAGCAGCTGGGACGCCATGGTGCGCCACTCCCCGAAGTTCAACCTGGTCATGTACTTCTTCCTCTACGAGGACGAGTTCGGCCCCTTCTTCCGCGACGAGATCCCCGTCACGCACCTGTACTTCGGCCGCTCCGTCAGCAAGGACGTGCTGGGCCGCGTCGGGCTCAACTGCCCGCGGCTGGTCGAGCTGGTCGTGTGCGCCAACGGGCTGCGGCCGCTGGACGAGGAGCTGATCCGCATCGCCCAGCGCTGCACGCAGCTGTCCGCCATCGGCCTGGGCGAGTGCGAGGTGTCCTGCAGCGCCTTCGTGGAGTTCGTCAAGATGTGCGGGGACAGACTGACGCAGCTGTCCATCATGGAGGAGGTCCTGGTTCCGGACCAAGGCTACGGGCTGGACGACATCCACTGGGAGGTGTCGAAGCATTTGGGTCGCGTCTGGTTCCCGGACATGATGCCGACCTGGTAG